In Bacillus sp. KH172YL63, one genomic interval encodes:
- the rnz gene encoding ribonuclease Z, translating to MELLFLGTGAGVPAKLRNVTSIALKLLEERGAVWLFDCGEATQHQILHTSLKPRRIEKIFITHLHGDHIYGLPGLLGSRSFQGGDSGLTVYGPKGIKEFISVSLSVSRTHLQYPLEVIEIEEGTIFEDDGFTVEARELDHALPTFGYRVVEKDKPGILQVDRLREVGIPPGPLYKKLKSGETVQLEDGTVVDGTDFLGPPIPGRTVTILGDTRVCDNAVKLGESADVLVHEATFNRDQEEMAREYFHSTTKQAGETAAAAGAHTLFLTHISSRFAKESWEELEGEAREVFPNTHIASDFMEYEIPLKK from the coding sequence GCAACGTCACGAGTATCGCACTGAAGCTGTTGGAAGAGCGGGGTGCGGTTTGGCTTTTTGATTGCGGGGAAGCGACGCAGCATCAAATTTTACATACGAGTTTAAAACCGAGAAGGATCGAGAAGATTTTCATCACCCACCTTCACGGTGATCATATTTATGGGCTGCCTGGACTGCTCGGGAGCAGGTCTTTTCAAGGAGGGGATTCTGGGTTGACGGTATACGGTCCGAAAGGGATCAAAGAGTTCATCTCTGTTTCACTTTCTGTCAGCCGGACGCACCTTCAGTACCCACTTGAGGTCATCGAAATCGAGGAAGGGACTATTTTTGAAGACGATGGGTTCACCGTGGAAGCAAGGGAACTGGATCACGCTCTTCCGACTTTCGGTTACAGGGTGGTGGAAAAGGACAAGCCTGGCATCCTTCAAGTAGACAGGTTACGGGAAGTAGGCATTCCGCCCGGCCCCCTATATAAAAAATTGAAATCAGGAGAAACCGTTCAGCTTGAAGATGGGACCGTGGTCGATGGCACTGATTTCCTTGGACCTCCGATACCTGGCAGGACCGTCACGATCCTTGGTGATACAAGGGTATGTGATAATGCGGTCAAGCTGGGTGAATCTGCCGATGTACTCGTCCATGAAGCGACGTTCAATCGAGATCAGGAGGAGATGGCGAGAGAATATTTCCATTCGACAACAAAGCAGGCTGGAGAGACTGCAGCAGCTGCAGGGGCACATACACTCTTTTTGACCCATATCTCGTCCAGATTTGCAAAGGAATCGTGGGAAGAGCTTGAAGGGGAAGCGAGGGAAGTGTTTCCTAACACACACATTGCAAGCGACTTTATGGAGTATGAGATTCCTTTAAAGAAATAG